GGCCAATCAGCTCACCCTGCTGTCGGGCCGCGACATCGACAGCATCGTCAAGACGACCCTGACCGATGCCGCCACGACCATCACGAAGCTGAACGACCCGAAGCGTAAGACCACGCTGCGGCAGGCGATGCCGACGCTCGAGGGCATTCCGACCACCATCAAGAACGTGTGCCTGTAGGCCGGAACGACAGCGCCAGCTTGCCCAGGTGCGCCCAGTCCAGCGCGGCGCGCGCGGCGCGGACGCCCGGGCGGTCGCGCGGCACCCGCACCCGCAGCGCACCGGGGCGGATCCGGCAGTGCAACGGCGTCGGCAGCAGCAACGCCTCGCCGTCGACGCCCACCGGCACCGGCTCGCCGCCCGCCTCGATGACCGCTGACCGGGCCGCCAGGACGGCGACCGACGTCGAGCGCCGGCCGCGCAGCAACCGGAGCGCGTCGGTGGTCGAGTCGACAGTCAGTGCGATGACGCCCAGCCGGCCGCGGTCGAGCCGCGGGCGGTGGCCAAGACCCATGAAATCGTCCACGGTGTACGGGTTGTTGCTCACCAGGATCGCCTGCGGTGCGGGGGACACCGTGTCGCCGACCCGCAGGCACAACGCCGGCCCGGTTTGCTGTGCGAGCAGGTCCGGTAGCAACTCGAGCGCCGTGCGGGCCTTGTCCGCCCGGTAGGCGTCGCTCTGCACGATGGCCGCGTACACCCCGAATGAAGCATTGTTGACGAATGTCCGGTCGCCGATCTCGCCCAGGTCGACCCGGATCTCCACGCCGTCGGTGAGTGCGTCCAGGCAGCTTGCCGGGTCGTCGCGGTCGAGGCCCAGGTCGAGCGCGAAGTGGTTGCGGGTGCCGGCCGAGATCACCAGGAACGGTAGGTCGTGCTCGGCCGCCACGCCGGCGACGATGGCCTGGGTGCCGTCGCCGCCCGCTACGCCGAGCAGGTCGGCGCCGCGGCGGACCGCGTCCTGGGCCAGCGCCGCCACGTCGGTGGTGCCCGACGTGTCGAGCAGGACCACCTCGGCGCCCAGCGCGCGGGCGCGGGCGGCCAGGTCGAAGCGGCCGACCTTGCCGCCGCCGGAGCGCGGGTTCATGATCAGGAACGGGTGTGCCGGCGGCGGGGTGGTGGCCTCGTGCGGCGCCAACGCGGCCTGGGTGAGGGCGCGGCGGCCGGCGGCACCGGCCAGCACGAGCAGGCCGAGGGAGACCGCGGCCACCCAGACCAGGTGGTGCAGCGCGAACACCAGCAGCACGGCCAGGGGAGCGGCCACCAGGAACACCGCGGCCAGCCAGCGGAGCACGCCCGAGTGCGCGACGAACCACCAGATCGCGGCGACGGTGCCGATCAGGCAGACCACGCCGATGACGAGCATGGAGACGCTGCCGCGCAGGCCGGCGACCAGCACCGGGACCACGAACGCGGCGGCCAGGGCCAGGAACGCCGCGCGGGCCAGCCAGCGATGCAGCAGCGACGACCCCGAGTGCGTCGGGGTCGTCGGCTGGGTGACCATATCGTCCAATTTTACGCCGATTCGGCGGCGATCGAGGGTCGTTAGCGTGACCCGGTAACCGGCCGCGCGGCCCAGCCGGGCGCCGGAGGTCGCACCGACCTCGGCTGGTCTGCGGCGGAACTGGTCGGTGCGTGGGCGGTCATCCCGCTACCGCGGCGACGAGTTCTTCCGTGGGAGGCAGCGCGCCATTGCCGAAGATGGTCGCGGAAAGGGTGAGCTGGCGCCGGCCGTCGACGCTGTGCCACGACCGGGTCTGGAAGCCGAAGAAGCCGCCGTCGTGGCCGAACACCGGCCCGCGCGGCGTCTCGTGCCGGCCGAGCCCGAGGCCCTCGGCCCGCATCGCGGCCAGCGCATCCGGCGGTAACAGGTCGCCGCGCAGCAACGCCCGGTAGAACACGTTGACGTCGGAAAGGCTGGAGACCAGCCCACCGGCCGCGCCCGCCTGGCTCGGGTCGAACGACGTCACGTCGACCGCGCGCCCGTCGACCGTCAGGTAGCCGCGGGCATGCGGCGCCGGCAGCCGAACCGTGCCCGTCGAGGTGTCGCGCAGGCCGAGCGGGTCGAGAAGACGGTCGGTGACCTCGGCCGCCCAGCCTCGCCCGGTCACCCGCTCGACGACCAGGCCGAGCAGGAGGTAGCCGGTGTTGCAATAGGCGCGGTCGGCGCCGGGCGGGAAGTGTCGCAGCCGGTGCAACGCCGGGGCCACCAGGTCCCACGCTGCCCAACGGGTGTCCCGGCCGGCGACGATCGCGGCGGGGTCGGTGAGGTCGTCGGTGTAGTTGTGCAGTCCACTGCGGTGGGTGAGCAGGTGGCGCAGGGTGATCCGATCGTCGCCGACGGCCGGCAGCCACCGGGTGACCGACCGGTCGAGGTCGCGGTGCAGGAGTTGGAGCACGACGGTGGCGGTGAACGTCTTGGTCACGCTGCCGATCCGGAAATGTCCGGCTACGTCGGGCAGGCCGGCTCCCGGTTCGAGTGCGGCCCGACCGGCGGCGAGCGCATCGACCGCGTCGCCGTCGCGTCGTTGCGCGATCACGCCGACGGCACCCGCGGCCACGAAGCGGGCGGTCAATGCGGTCAGCATGGCGTCACTCTAGGTGTCGAGTGGACCTTGTCGCTGTTAACGCTCACAAGGTATGCGCACTGGAGCCGCCACGCAGCGTCACGTTTCCGACCGAAACGGCGCCCGAAAACTATGGGCGATGCGGCATCTGCGGGCCATCGTCATGGTCCGTGGGAGCGTGCCACCTGCCTGTCCTTGTTACGAGACCGTGACCGGCGGATGTCGAGAGGAGGGGTTGACGCTGTTGTTGTTAGCGCTAACACTGTGGCTCGTTGTGATCTGCCGAACGTTGATGACTCCAACCCCCGGAGGGGAGACAGCTTGTGAACAGACGATTTCTGGCCGCTCTGGGCGCCGCGGCGGTGGCCTTGAGCCTGGCGGCGTGCAGCGGTGAGGGCGCCGGCAGCGGCACCGATACCGCCAACCAGGCGCCGACCGACCTGACGATCGGTGTTTCGATGCCGACCCAGACCTCGGAGCGCTGGATCGCCGACGGCAACTCCGTCAAGGAGAAGCTCACGGCCAAGGGCTACAAGGTGGACCTGCAATACGCGGGCGACGACATCCCGACCCAGTCGCAGCAGGTCGACCAGATGATCACCCAGGGCGCCGACGTGCTGATCATCGCGGCGATCGACGGCACCGCCCTCAGCGGCCAGCTTCAGGCCGCCGCCGACAAGAAGATCCCGGTCATCGCCTACGACCGGCTGATCCGCGACAGCAAGAACGTCGACTTCTACGTCAGCTTCGACAACTACAAGGTCGGCGTCGCGCAGGCGACGGCGCTCCTGGTGGGTCTGGGTGTGCTCAACAAGGACGGTTCGCCGGGCAAGGTGACCGGGCCGCTCAACGTCGAACTGTTCGCCGGTTCCCTCGACGACAACAACGCGCACTTCTTCTTCGACGGCGCGATGGACACGCTCAAGCCGTTCATCGACAAGGGCACGCTCGTCGTGAAGTCGAAGCAGACCGCCATCGAGCAGGTGGCGATTCTGCGGTGGCAGCAGGAGACCGCGCAGAAGCGGATGGAAGACCTGCTGACCTCCAGCTACAACGACGGCGCCAAGGTCAGCGGTGTGCTCTCGCCCTACGACGGGCTCTCCCGCGGCATCATCACCGCGCTGCAGAACGCCGGCTACAAGGGCAAGATGCCGGTCGTGACCGGTCAGGACGCGGAGATCGCGTCGGTCAAGCTGATCAACGATGGCGTGCAGAGCTCGACCATCTTCAAGGACACCCGACTGCTGGCCGATCAGGCTGTCAACGCGGCCGAGGCGTTCCTGAAGAAGGCGACGCCGGAGGCCAACGACACCAAGACCTACAACAACGGTGTCAAGGTCGTGCCCTCATACCTGTTGCCCGTCGAGACGGTCTACAAGGACGACATCCAGAAGTCGCTGATTGATTCAGGCTACTGGACAGCCGACGAGGTCAAGGCCGGCCAGGCCAAGTGATCGACCGGCAGGCCCGGTGACCCCACGCGGGTCACCGGGCCTGCCATCCGCACGCACGCAGAAGGAGGACGGATGACCGACATGCTGCTGGAGATGCGCGACATCACCAAGACATTCCCCGGCGTGAAGGCGCTCGAGGACGTGTCGATCGCCGTCCGGCGTGGCGAGATCCACGCGATCTGCGGTGAGAACGGCGCGGGGAAGTCCACCCTGATGAAGGTGCTCTCCGGCGTCTACCCGACCGGGTCCTACGCCGGTGAGATCGTTTTCGATGGCAAACCGGTGCACTTCAACGGCATCCGCGACAGCGAGGCCGAAGGCATCGTGATCATCCACCAGGAGCTGGCCCTGGTGCCCTACCTCTCGATCGCCGAGAACATCTTCCTCGGCAACGAGCGGCGCGGGAAGGGCGGCCTGATCGACTGGAACCGCGCCAACGCCGAGGCCGCGTCGTTGCTCAAATCCGTCGGCCTCGACGAGAACCCGGTCTCGCCGGTCATCCAGCTCGGTGTCGGCAAGCAGCAGCTCGTCGAGATCGCCAAGGCACTGTCCAAAGAGGTCAAGCTGCTGATCCTCGACGAGCCGACGGCGGCGCTCAACGACATCGACTCGGCGCACCTGCTCGACCTGCTGCGCCGGCTGCGTGACCGGGGCATCACCTGCATCATGATCTCGCACAAGCTCAACGAGATCACCGCGATCGCCGACTCGACGACGGTGATCCGCGACGGCCGCACCGTCGAGACCATCGAAATGAAATGGTCGGAGGCGGGCCTCGAAACCGTGTCGCAGAGCGCGACCCAGGCCCGGATCATCCGCGGCATGGTCGGTCGCGACATCGAGAGCTTCTATCCCGAGCGGGAGTCGGCGCCCGGCGCCGAGGTGCTCCGGATCGAAGACTGGACGGCCTGGCACCCGAGCCAGGATCGCAAGGTCGTCGACGGCGCCAACCTCAACGTGCGCGCCGGCGAGGTGGTCGGCATCGCCGGCCTGATGGGCGCCGGCCGCACCGAGCTGGCGATGAGCGTGTTCGGCCGCTCCTATGGCCGCGACATCAGCGGCCGGATCTTCGTGCACGGCAAGGAGGTGCGCGCCCGCACGGTCGCCGAGGCGATCAAGAACGGCATCGCCTACGCCACCGAAGATCGCAAGCGCTATGGGCTCAACCTGATCGCCGACGTGTGCCGCAACATCTCGGCCGCCGCCCTCGACAAGTTGTCGCGGCGCGGTTGGGTCAACGGCAACGAAGAGATCAAGATCGCCGAGCAGAGCCGGCGCGACATGAACATCAAGACGACCACCGTGATGGCCACCGTCGGCAAGCTGTCCGGCGGCAACCAGCAAAAAGTGGTGCTGTCCAAGTGGTTGTTCGCCGATCCCGACGTGCTGATCCTGGACGAGCCGACGCGGGGCATCGACGTCGGCGCCAAGTTCGAGATCTACACGATCATCAACCGGCTCGTGGCGCAGGGCAAGGCGGTCATCGTCATCTCCTCCGAGCTGCCCGAGCTGCTCGGGATGTGCGACCGCATCTACACCCTCTCGGCCGGCCGCATCACCGGTGAAGTGCCGGTGCGCGAGGCCACCCAGGAAAACCTCATGGCGCTCATGACCAAGGAGAAGGAGCTCGCCGGATGACCAGCACCAAGCCCCCCGAGACGCGGGAGTCCGGCAGCGCACCCGCCGTCGCGCTACACACGGGCACCAGCGACCCGCGTACGCTGATCATGCGCAACCTGCGGCAGAGCGGCATCTACGTCGCGTTCGTCGTCATCGTCGGGCTGTTCGCGATCCTCACCGACGGCGTCTCGCTGAGCCCGGGCAACATCACCAACATCCTGCTGCAATATTCCTACATCCTGGTCCTGGCCATCGGCATGGTCATCCTGATCATCGGCGGCCACATCGATCTGTCGGTCGGCTCGGTGGTGGCGCTGACCGGGGCGGTCTCCGCGGTGCTGGTGATCCAGCAGGGGATGCCCTGGTGGGTCGGCGTGGTCGCGGCGATCGTCGTCGGTCTCGCGGTCGGCGCCTGGCACGGCTTCTGGGTCGCCTACATCGGCATGCCGGCGTTCATCGTGACGCTGGCCGGCATGCTGCTCTTCCGCGGCCTCACGCTCCAGGTGCTCGACAACATCTCGCTCTCGCCGTTCCCGGCCGGCTACCAGAAGGTCGCCAACGGCTTCCTCAACGGCCTGCTCGGCGGCCAGGGCTACGACGCGTTCACCTTGATCATCGGCGCGGTCGCGGTGGCCGGCATCGCGGTCAGCGGCTATCGCACCCGCACGGCCCGGGTCCGCTACGAGCAGTCGGTCGAGTCGTTCCCGCTGTTCGTGTTGCGGATCCTGCTCATCGGCGCGGTCATCATGTATTTCGCCTGGCAGCTCGCGCACGCCCGGGGCCTGCCGATCGTGCTGATCATCCTGGCCGTCCTGGTGATCGCCTACGGCATGGTCACCCGCCGCACGGTCTTCGGGCGTCAGGTGTACGCCATCGGCGGCAACCTGTCGGCCGCCCAGCTCTCCGGTGTGAAGGTCAAGACGGTCAACTTCTGGATGTTCGTCAACATGGGCTTCCTGGCCGGTGTCGCGGGCGTCATCTACTCGTCGCGGTCCAACGGCGCCCAACCGGCGGCCGGCAACATGTTCGAGCTCGACGCGATCGCCGCCGCCTTCATCGGCGGTGCGGCCGTGGCCGGCGGTGTGGGCACCGTGGTCGGCGCGATGGTCGGTGGTCTGATCATGGCGGTGATGAGCAACGGCATGCAGCTCATGGGCGTCGACCAGTCGATCCAGTCGGTGGTCAAGGGCCTGGTGCTGCTGTTCGCCGTCGCGTTCGACATCTACAACAAGCGCCGCGTCGGCGCCAAGGGCTGATCCGACCGATGGACACACCCACCGCGGACGCCGCGCCGACCCGGCCGCTGGCCATGTCGGACGTCGCCGCCCGTGCGGGCGTGTCGCACCAGACCGTGTCGCGGGTGATCAACCGCCACCCGAACGTGGCGGTGGCCACCCGCGCACGGGTCCTGGCGGCGATCAAAGAGCTCGGCTACCGCCCCAACGGGGCGGCCCGCGCCCTCGCCACCGGGTCGACCCGGACCATCGGCCTGGCCACCGCCAACATCAGCCAGTACGGTCCGGCGCAGACCATGGTCGGCCTCGAGCACGCCGCCCGCGAGGCCGGCTATTTCCTCACCGTGTCGGTGCTCGACGACACGAGCGCGCGCACCCTGACCGAGGCGATCGACCGGCTGGCGACCCAGTCGCTCGATGCGATCATCGCGCTGGGCACCCACGACGAGGCCGTCCGTGCCTTGCGGAAGGTGCACACCGCGGTGCCGCTGGTCGCGGTGCTGGCCGGCGCCGAAGGGCACGATCCGGCGGTATGGGTCGACCAGGAGGCCGGCGCCGCGCTGGCCACCCGGCACCTGCTCGACCTCGGCCACCGCACCGTCCATCATGTGGCCGGGCCGGACGGCTTCGTCGAGGCGGCGGCCCGGGCCCGGAGCTGGCGGGCCGAGCTCGAGGCGGCCGGCGCGCCGCCTCCGTCGGTGCTGCGGGGTGACTGGGGACCGGCCTCCGGGCACGCCGCCGGCCGCGAGCTGGTGGCCCGCCGGCGCGGCGGAGAGCCGATGACGGCGGTCTTCGTCGCCAACGACCAGATGGCCTTCGGGCTGCTCAACGCGTTCCACGAGGCCGGGCTGCGGGTGCCGGACGACGTCAGCGTCGTGGGCTTCGACAACGTCCCGGAAGCGCCCTACTCGATCCCGCCGCTGACCACGGTCCGGCAGGACTTCGCCGAGCTGGGGCGGCGCGGCG
This genomic interval from Asanoa ferruginea contains the following:
- the chvE gene encoding multiple monosaccharide ABC transporter substrate-binding protein, coding for MNRRFLAALGAAAVALSLAACSGEGAGSGTDTANQAPTDLTIGVSMPTQTSERWIADGNSVKEKLTAKGYKVDLQYAGDDIPTQSQQVDQMITQGADVLIIAAIDGTALSGQLQAAADKKIPVIAYDRLIRDSKNVDFYVSFDNYKVGVAQATALLVGLGVLNKDGSPGKVTGPLNVELFAGSLDDNNAHFFFDGAMDTLKPFIDKGTLVVKSKQTAIEQVAILRWQQETAQKRMEDLLTSSYNDGAKVSGVLSPYDGLSRGIITALQNAGYKGKMPVVTGQDAEIASVKLINDGVQSSTIFKDTRLLADQAVNAAEAFLKKATPEANDTKTYNNGVKVVPSYLLPVETVYKDDIQKSLIDSGYWTADEVKAGQAK
- a CDS encoding LacI family DNA-binding transcriptional regulator yields the protein MDTPTADAAPTRPLAMSDVAARAGVSHQTVSRVINRHPNVAVATRARVLAAIKELGYRPNGAARALATGSTRTIGLATANISQYGPAQTMVGLEHAAREAGYFLTVSVLDDTSARTLTEAIDRLATQSLDAIIALGTHDEAVRALRKVHTAVPLVAVLAGAEGHDPAVWVDQEAGAALATRHLLDLGHRTVHHVAGPDGFVEAAARARSWRAELEAAGAPPPSVLRGDWGPASGHAAGRELVARRRGGEPMTAVFVANDQMAFGLLNAFHEAGLRVPDDVSVVGFDNVPEAPYSIPPLTTVRQDFAELGRRGVQLVLGLLGGEQARPLPVAPQLLVRATTAPPARGRGRGEG
- the mmsA gene encoding multiple monosaccharide ABC transporter ATP-binding protein, encoding MTDMLLEMRDITKTFPGVKALEDVSIAVRRGEIHAICGENGAGKSTLMKVLSGVYPTGSYAGEIVFDGKPVHFNGIRDSEAEGIVIIHQELALVPYLSIAENIFLGNERRGKGGLIDWNRANAEAASLLKSVGLDENPVSPVIQLGVGKQQLVEIAKALSKEVKLLILDEPTAALNDIDSAHLLDLLRRLRDRGITCIMISHKLNEITAIADSTTVIRDGRTVETIEMKWSEAGLETVSQSATQARIIRGMVGRDIESFYPERESAPGAEVLRIEDWTAWHPSQDRKVVDGANLNVRAGEVVGIAGLMGAGRTELAMSVFGRSYGRDISGRIFVHGKEVRARTVAEAIKNGIAYATEDRKRYGLNLIADVCRNISAAALDKLSRRGWVNGNEEIKIAEQSRRDMNIKTTTVMATVGKLSGGNQQKVVLSKWLFADPDVLILDEPTRGIDVGAKFEIYTIINRLVAQGKAVIVISSELPELLGMCDRIYTLSAGRITGEVPVREATQENLMALMTKEKELAG
- a CDS encoding diacylglycerol/lipid kinase family protein, translating into MVTQPTTPTHSGSSLLHRWLARAAFLALAAAFVVPVLVAGLRGSVSMLVIGVVCLIGTVAAIWWFVAHSGVLRWLAAVFLVAAPLAVLLVFALHHLVWVAAVSLGLLVLAGAAGRRALTQAALAPHEATTPPPAHPFLIMNPRSGGGKVGRFDLAARARALGAEVVLLDTSGTTDVAALAQDAVRRGADLLGVAGGDGTQAIVAGVAAEHDLPFLVISAGTRNHFALDLGLDRDDPASCLDALTDGVEIRVDLGEIGDRTFVNNASFGVYAAIVQSDAYRADKARTALELLPDLLAQQTGPALCLRVGDTVSPAPQAILVSNNPYTVDDFMGLGHRPRLDRGRLGVIALTVDSTTDALRLLRGRRSTSVAVLAARSAVIEAGGEPVPVGVDGEALLLPTPLHCRIRPGALRVRVPRDRPGVRAARAALDWAHLGKLALSFRPTGTRS
- a CDS encoding serine hydrolase domain-containing protein; translated protein: MLTALTARFVAAGAVGVIAQRRDGDAVDALAAGRAALEPGAGLPDVAGHFRIGSVTKTFTATVVLQLLHRDLDRSVTRWLPAVGDDRITLRHLLTHRSGLHNYTDDLTDPAAIVAGRDTRWAAWDLVAPALHRLRHFPPGADRAYCNTGYLLLGLVVERVTGRGWAAEVTDRLLDPLGLRDTSTGTVRLPAPHARGYLTVDGRAVDVTSFDPSQAGAAGGLVSSLSDVNVFYRALLRGDLLPPDALAAMRAEGLGLGRHETPRGPVFGHDGGFFGFQTRSWHSVDGRRQLTLSATIFGNGALPPTEELVAAVAG
- the mmsB gene encoding multiple monosaccharide ABC transporter permease, encoding MTSTKPPETRESGSAPAVALHTGTSDPRTLIMRNLRQSGIYVAFVVIVGLFAILTDGVSLSPGNITNILLQYSYILVLAIGMVILIIGGHIDLSVGSVVALTGAVSAVLVIQQGMPWWVGVVAAIVVGLAVGAWHGFWVAYIGMPAFIVTLAGMLLFRGLTLQVLDNISLSPFPAGYQKVANGFLNGLLGGQGYDAFTLIIGAVAVAGIAVSGYRTRTARVRYEQSVESFPLFVLRILLIGAVIMYFAWQLAHARGLPIVLIILAVLVIAYGMVTRRTVFGRQVYAIGGNLSAAQLSGVKVKTVNFWMFVNMGFLAGVAGVIYSSRSNGAQPAAGNMFELDAIAAAFIGGAAVAGGVGTVVGAMVGGLIMAVMSNGMQLMGVDQSIQSVVKGLVLLFAVAFDIYNKRRVGAKG